The genomic segment TGCGTCGTTAACAAATATAACTCAATTACAAGCAAATATTAAAAATACCGAAAGCGATGTTTTAACGGAGCTTTTAGGAGGACAATTAGAAGCAGATAGTAAATTAACAACAAACAACTATAAAGGAATTGTTTCTTTAAATAAAACTGCTTATTTCGCAGGAGAGAAAGTGTCTGGACAAGTTGTTTTAGGTAGATATGACTCTAATTTAGTACCAAATAAGGTTACATTAAATGGTAGAGATATTACGAGCAGTGTTCAAAATGGACAAGTAATGTTAGATATTCCTGCAGGAAATGTTGGAGAGAAAACAATTAAAGGAGAAATTACTTTTATGCAAGATGGTAAACCAGAGGTTATCCCTTTCGAAAGTAAATATTCTGTAATTGCAGAGCCAAGTAGTGCAGTAGTTTCTGCAGATAAAATGAATGTTGTTTATAGAGGTTTACAAAATCCAATTTCGGTATCCTTACCAGGAGTTAGTGGAAACAATTTAAAAGTTTCTGCAACAGGAGGTAGATTAACAGGAAGTAACAGTAAATACAGTTTTAGCCCAGGTTCAGGTAAAATAGCAACCATTAATGTAAGTGCAAAACTAAGCAGTGGAAAAACGGTAAATTCTAAAGCAATATTTAGAATTAAAGATATTCCTGCAGCAATGGGTTCTGCTCGTGGACAATTTGGAGTGGTTAGAATGCCAAAAGGAAGTTTAGCAAACACACCAATTGGAGCTGGATTGCCAGATTTTGAATTTGATTTAAAATTAAAAGTAAATAGCTTTAAAGTTAAAGTTCCTGGACAAGTAACAGTCTTAGTAACTGGAACAAGATTTAATGCAGCAGCAAAAAAAGCATTAGGAAAAGCTAGAAGAGGAGATGTAATTACCATTTACGATATCAATGCAAGTATTGTTGGAAACTCTTCTTATAAATTGCAAAAAGTAATACCAGTAAGTATCGAGTTAACAAACTAGAAGAAACACTAGAATAAAATAATATATAATGATGAAAAATTTTGTAATACTATTTTTCGCCTTTTTAACAACAGGTTTGGTAAGTGCGCAAGCAAACTTATTAAACGCAAAAACTGTAGATCAAATTGGTGTAAAAAGCGAGCAACAACTAGCTGCAGATAACGATGGTCCATTACCTTATGGTTATGTAGATGATAGAGACGTTATGTGGTCGAAAGTTGTTTGGGAATTTATAGATTTAAATCAGAAAATAAATTTACCTTACTATTTTCCAATAGATACAACCAATATTTCTACAGATAGAAGATCTTTGTTCGACACTTTAATTAAAGGAATTAAGCAAGGAAGAATTAAAGAAGCATATTCCGATTCTTTTTTTACTTCTAGAATGACGCCAGAAGAAATAAATTCTCGTTTGGTAAACGTTCGTGAAGAAAATGGATATTCAGATACTTATAGAATTCAATCTGAAGATATTGGAGGATATATGATCAAAGGAATGTGGTATTTCGATAAACGTCAAGGAGAATTAAAATATCGTTTGTTAGCAATAGCGCCAATGGGTAAAGATGTGCAAACTTTAGGAGTTCAAGAAATCGAAGACGAAGAATTGTACGAATTATTCTGGATTTTCTTTCCATCTGCAAGAGG from the Polaribacter cellanae genome contains:
- the gldN gene encoding gliding motility protein GldN — encoded protein: MMKNFVILFFAFLTTGLVSAQANLLNAKTVDQIGVKSEQQLAADNDGPLPYGYVDDRDVMWSKVVWEFIDLNQKINLPYYFPIDTTNISTDRRSLFDTLIKGIKQGRIKEAYSDSFFTSRMTPEEINSRLVNVREENGYSDTYRIQSEDIGGYMIKGMWYFDKRQGELKYRLLAIAPMGKDVQTLGVQEIEDEELYELFWIFFPSARGVLHDAKVFNPQNASHPISFDHLLNARRFSSVIVREENIYGNRGIEDYVRGNSLFQLLEANKIKEDIRNKEMDMWNY
- the gldM gene encoding gliding motility protein GldM, translated to MAGAKMSARQKMINLMYLVFIAMLALNMSKEVLSAFGFMNKEIVISNQATTKKNNISYEGLALKADDQPEKFRPLNQKAKEIKAASSTFYTYLADLKNKMTADIEDKEDYEVMDKTDFLDSYFFQGDNYTKEGQEFVDNINNYREKVIATLGPKFNNLIERTKFRFNTTSDTKQDWLDRRYKGFPLIASLTNITQLQANIKNTESDVLTELLGGQLEADSKLTTNNYKGIVSLNKTAYFAGEKVSGQVVLGRYDSNLVPNKVTLNGRDITSSVQNGQVMLDIPAGNVGEKTIKGEITFMQDGKPEVIPFESKYSVIAEPSSAVVSADKMNVVYRGLQNPISVSLPGVSGNNLKVSATGGRLTGSNSKYSFSPGSGKIATINVSAKLSSGKTVNSKAIFRIKDIPAAMGSARGQFGVVRMPKGSLANTPIGAGLPDFEFDLKLKVNSFKVKVPGQVTVLVTGTRFNAAAKKALGKARRGDVITIYDINASIVGNSSYKLQKVIPVSIELTN